GTGACAGAAGGGGCGTTGGATTCGTTTGAGATCCTAACCCTTACCATGGGAATAGAGGCGCATTTTTCTGTTGAAGTATCTCCTGAGCTACTGTTGGATGAAAAAAATGCCATTGTTGGTAATCTCGTATCTGCGGTTTTGGGTAAAGCATGATAGCGTTTCGTGTTGATACGCAATGTGGGCTCGGCCACTTTATGAGAATGAAGTGGTTAGCGTTAGAATTGGAAAAAAGAAATGAGCAAACGCTGTTTTTTGTTGATCAAAGCAATGTGATTGAACATTTTTTTTCTGAGCTCAATGCAATTTGCGTGACTGTTCCGCCGTTTAACCATTGCGAGGATGACGCTAGTTTCTGTCTTAACTATCTAAATACCCTTGAACAGCCAACTAAGTGGCTTGTATTGGATGGCTATAATTTTGGTTTAAAGTGGGAAAATACAGCGAAACAAGCAGGACTGAAACTGTTAGCTTTCGATGACTTGGCCCGTGAACATTGTGCTGATGCGGTTGTTGATATGAAGTGGGCAGGCAATGCAACGCAAAGCCGATATGATGCCTTAACACCACCCGATACAGATTTAATGCTTGGTCCGCAGTTTGCGATTTTGTCACCCGAATATTACCAAAGCGAATTTGCCGCTTCTCGAGATGAATGCATTACCTTTTCTTTAGGTGGCGGCGGTGATTGGTGCGCACTTGCTAAAATCATTGAGCAGTTGTGTTTGGTACTGCCAGAAGTCAAGCTGATAGCCATTGTTGGTCCTAAAGCTAAGAATACACATGAATTGGAGGCATTGGGTCAGCAATTTAAACAAGTAGAACTGATACACTCGCCACAGAGCTTGGCGCAATACTATCGGAGCACAGGCTTATTTGTTGGGGCGCTAGGGACTTCTTTATACGAATTGGCTGCAACTAAAACACCCGCGTTGACATTTTCTCTTGCTGCGAATCAAGAGAATAATATAGAAGACTTAGAGCAGCTTGGGCATTTTCATCATGTGGAAGCATTACTG
This genomic window from Pseudoalteromonas luteoviolacea contains:
- a CDS encoding acyl carrier protein; the protein is MATRESLLDYIQQFLEERGVLLASSSLESYNFVTEGALDSFEILTLTMGIEAHFSVEVSPELLLDEKNAIVGNLVSAVLGKA
- a CDS encoding PseG/SpsG family protein translates to MIAFRVDTQCGLGHFMRMKWLALELEKRNEQTLFFVDQSNVIEHFFSELNAICVTVPPFNHCEDDASFCLNYLNTLEQPTKWLVLDGYNFGLKWENTAKQAGLKLLAFDDLAREHCADAVVDMKWAGNATQSRYDALTPPDTDLMLGPQFAILSPEYYQSEFAASRDECITFSLGGGGDWCALAKIIEQLCLVLPEVKLIAIVGPKAKNTHELEALGQQFKQVELIHSPQSLAQYYRSTGLFVGALGTSLYELAATKTPALTFSLAANQENNIEDLEQLGHFHHVEALLTYPAEKVARLIVTLYEHRDRQTQLRSSPPIDVDGKGACRIADYITQGICADPLLLPEPVKVSPEVVSKISSSLQVRTITDGDINRYLAARNRQENMWRMTITDTIKPIDHYTWWYNNQRHSYVLEQDNEPLVYVWHQVYRHNNKEYLFGGWFAASDKVNFVHAQLILKWQLTYCHDLHPEAVWVAVINKDNKFVNLLNQKEGFVALRTDSEAYLVTQQLFSQASQEEFNYVAKFPVGGG